The Sphingosinicella humi genome has a window encoding:
- a CDS encoding ribonuclease Z: protein MRPSLHPSLVNGRFGDPALFVERLHHRGALLFDLGDLAPLSARDLLRVSHVFVTHCHMDHFIGFDALLRVSVGREKSVTLVGPVGFRDRVWHKLQAYDWDLVGRYDTELAFHVTELMADGRAASASFRFSHAFARGDEGERAMADGVVADEPDFQVRAVTLDHHGPCLGFTVAERAHVNVWRNRLDERGLPTGPWLQALKQAVLEGRGDDHPVALPDGGSAPLGELRPLVSVSRGQKIAYVTDVADTASNRNAIVRLAADADLLFIESRFAAIDVERARDRAHLTTTAAGEIGRAAGVRRLEPFHFSPKYEGEELRMLDEVAAAFGEPTGSGRR, encoded by the coding sequence ATGCGGCCCAGCCTTCATCCTTCGCTCGTTAACGGGCGCTTCGGCGATCCGGCCTTGTTCGTCGAGCGGCTCCACCACCGGGGCGCGCTTCTGTTCGACCTCGGCGACCTGGCCCCGCTCAGCGCCCGGGACCTGCTGCGCGTCAGCCATGTCTTCGTGACGCATTGCCACATGGACCATTTCATCGGCTTCGATGCGCTGCTCCGCGTGTCGGTGGGGCGGGAGAAGAGCGTGACGCTGGTCGGTCCGGTCGGCTTCCGGGACCGGGTCTGGCACAAGCTCCAAGCCTATGATTGGGACCTGGTCGGCCGCTACGATACCGAACTCGCCTTCCATGTCACCGAGCTCATGGCCGATGGCCGGGCCGCTTCGGCATCCTTCCGATTCAGCCATGCCTTCGCTCGGGGAGACGAAGGAGAGCGGGCGATGGCGGATGGCGTGGTTGCGGACGAGCCCGATTTCCAGGTCCGCGCCGTAACGCTCGATCATCACGGCCCGTGCCTCGGCTTCACGGTTGCCGAGCGGGCGCACGTCAACGTCTGGAGGAACCGGCTGGACGAACGCGGCCTTCCAACCGGGCCGTGGCTGCAGGCGCTGAAGCAAGCCGTGCTGGAGGGGCGCGGCGACGACCATCCGGTCGCGCTGCCGGACGGCGGCTCCGCGCCCCTCGGCGAATTGCGCCCGCTCGTCAGCGTCTCGCGCGGCCAGAAGATCGCCTATGTCACCGACGTCGCCGACACGGCGTCCAATCGAAACGCCATTGTCCGCCTCGCGGCCGACGCGGACCTGCTCTTCATCGAGAGCCGCTTCGCCGCGATCGATGTCGAACGGGCGCGCGATCGGGCTCACCTCACCACGACGGCGGCCGGCGAAATCGGCCGCGCGGCTGGGGTTCGCCGGTTGGAGCCCTTCCATTTCTCGCCCAAATATGAGGGCGAGGAACTGCGGATGCTGGACGAGGTGGCGGCAGCGTTCGGTGAACCCACCGGCTCAGGGCGCCGCTAA
- a CDS encoding DUF1499 domain-containing protein gives MAEALRRRVWTARLSWTALALSVGAVAAALIAALGTREGAWHFSDGFLILRWAFYAAVAGGLLAIAAWLMARRAAGSLAAVNLAALIIALLFAGYVASLAIAARSVPPIHDVTTNLESVPRFFRLALREDNFDVVPAQGDPRLMRMAPVERWRMLHARAYGDLRTAEVPWNVEETVRRAEALARDRGWEIASADPRGVVEATDTSTFFGFKDDVVIRVTPNPAGGSFVDMRSVSRVGVSDLGVNADRIRNFLEDLRQG, from the coding sequence ATGGCCGAGGCTCTTCGCAGGCGGGTTTGGACGGCAAGGCTCAGCTGGACGGCGCTGGCGCTGAGCGTTGGTGCGGTGGCGGCGGCGCTGATCGCTGCTCTCGGCACCCGCGAAGGCGCCTGGCACTTCAGCGACGGCTTCCTGATTCTGAGGTGGGCGTTCTACGCGGCCGTGGCCGGCGGCCTGCTGGCGATCGCCGCCTGGTTGATGGCGCGGCGGGCGGCCGGCTCGCTCGCGGCCGTCAATCTCGCCGCGCTGATCATCGCGCTGCTGTTTGCCGGCTATGTCGCCAGCCTCGCGATTGCCGCGCGGAGCGTGCCGCCGATTCACGACGTCACCACCAATTTGGAGAGCGTGCCGCGCTTCTTCCGCCTCGCCCTTCGCGAGGACAATTTCGACGTCGTCCCCGCCCAGGGCGATCCGCGGCTGATGCGAATGGCGCCGGTCGAGCGCTGGCGAATGCTTCACGCCCGGGCCTATGGCGACCTTCGCACCGCCGAAGTGCCGTGGAACGTCGAAGAGACGGTGCGGCGTGCCGAGGCGTTGGCGCGCGATCGCGGATGGGAGATCGCCAGCGCCGACCCGAGAGGAGTCGTCGAGGCGACCGACACCAGCACCTTCTTCGGCTTCAAGGACGATGTCGTGATCCGCGTGACACCCAACCCGGCCGGCGGCAGCTTCGTGGACATGCGCTCCGTCAGCCGCGTCGGCGTCAGCGACCTTGGCGTCAACGCCGATCGAATCCGGAACTTCCTGGAGGATCTGCGGCAGGGCTGA
- a CDS encoding GGDEF domain-containing protein: MTGKSEAEQDRRRLYERIGQFLFDHRLEPSPANYMLVHMLVTGSNASAVAAVEEATEDGLRLSQDEADRILAMIGEAPPAPPSPAADAAIKEVRRQMDDFAGIVDTTRAEVKVYGRDLKSGAAQLAAAAGAESIAELIRVTGTMIERTRAAEGRLEAATGEARALRARLASAEEEARRDPLTGLPNRRAFGDRFAALSNEGTPFAVALCDIDRFKRINDSHGHAVGDRVLKTVASILQQSCEGATVARYGGEEFAILFPAKEAAAAAAIVDAAREAVAERQFTVRETDAPLGRVAFSAGVVAAAKGEAYETIMQRADALLYKAKHEGRNRVETEPSA; the protein is encoded by the coding sequence GTGACAGGCAAATCCGAAGCAGAGCAGGATCGCCGGCGTCTGTACGAGCGCATCGGCCAATTCCTGTTCGATCACCGTCTGGAGCCCAGCCCCGCCAACTATATGCTCGTCCACATGCTGGTGACGGGCAGCAACGCCTCCGCCGTCGCCGCCGTCGAAGAAGCGACCGAAGACGGCCTGCGCCTGAGCCAGGACGAAGCCGATCGCATCCTGGCGATGATCGGCGAGGCCCCGCCGGCGCCTCCCTCCCCCGCGGCCGACGCGGCGATCAAGGAAGTGCGGCGGCAGATGGACGACTTTGCCGGCATCGTCGACACCACCCGCGCCGAAGTGAAGGTCTATGGGCGCGACCTCAAATCGGGCGCCGCGCAGCTCGCCGCCGCAGCCGGTGCTGAATCCATCGCCGAGCTCATCCGCGTCACCGGCACGATGATCGAGCGCACGCGCGCGGCCGAGGGCCGGCTCGAAGCGGCCACCGGCGAGGCAAGGGCGCTGAGGGCGCGCCTCGCAAGCGCGGAGGAGGAGGCGCGTCGCGACCCCCTCACCGGCCTTCCCAACCGGCGCGCCTTCGGCGATCGATTCGCCGCCTTGTCGAACGAGGGCACGCCGTTCGCGGTCGCGCTTTGCGATATCGACCGGTTCAAGCGCATCAACGACAGCCATGGCCACGCCGTCGGCGACCGCGTGTTGAAGACCGTCGCCAGCATCTTGCAGCAAAGCTGCGAGGGCGCGACGGTCGCCCGCTATGGTGGCGAGGAATTCGCCATCCTCTTCCCCGCCAAGGAAGCCGCCGCCGCCGCGGCGATCGTCGATGCGGCGCGGGAGGCGGTGGCGGAGCGCCAGTTTACGGTCCGCGAAACCGACGCGCCGCTCGGCCGCGTCGCCTTCTCGGCCGGTGTGGTCGCTGCCGCCAAGGGCGAGGCCTATGAAACGATCATGCAGCGGGCCGACGCCCTGCTCTACAAAGCGAAGCATGAGGGCCGGAACCGCGTCGAAACGGAGCCTTCGGCCTAG
- a CDS encoding competence/damage-inducible protein A: MRSERIWTAALLIIGDEILSGRVQDRNVAPIATWLNLQGIRLTEVRVVPDLEPRIVDAVRALGGSNDYLFTTGGIGPTHDDITVDAVAAALGVAVEVHPAARAMLEAHYAGRGGLTEVRLRMARVPAGAELIENIRSGAPGIRCGNIFMLAGVPHIAAQMLEALTGTLEGGRPLLSRTIGCWVPESEVADLLAATERAHDGCRIGSYPFFREGGVGANFVIRSPDEAALEACAADLVARLEETGRPVVRGGI, encoded by the coding sequence ATGAGGAGCGAGCGGATCTGGACGGCGGCCCTGCTGATCATCGGCGACGAGATCCTTTCGGGCCGCGTCCAGGATCGCAACGTGGCGCCGATCGCCACATGGCTCAATCTGCAGGGCATACGCCTCACGGAAGTGCGGGTGGTTCCCGACCTCGAGCCGCGGATCGTCGACGCGGTGAGGGCGCTTGGGGGAAGCAACGATTATCTCTTCACCACCGGCGGCATCGGCCCCACCCACGACGACATCACCGTCGACGCGGTAGCGGCGGCGCTGGGCGTGGCGGTGGAGGTGCATCCGGCGGCGCGGGCGATGCTGGAGGCGCATTATGCCGGCCGGGGCGGGCTCACCGAGGTCCGGCTCCGGATGGCGCGGGTGCCTGCCGGCGCGGAGCTGATCGAGAACATTCGGTCGGGCGCCCCCGGGATCAGGTGCGGCAATATATTCATGCTGGCCGGAGTGCCGCACATTGCGGCGCAGATGCTGGAGGCTTTGACGGGGACGCTGGAAGGCGGCCGGCCGCTCCTGTCGCGCACGATCGGCTGCTGGGTGCCGGAAAGCGAGGTCGCCGATCTGCTGGCGGCGACGGAAAGGGCGCATGACGGATGCCGGATCGGCAGCTATCCCTTCTTCCGCGAGGGCGGGGTCGGCGCCAATTTCGTGATCCGCAGCCCGGACGAGGCCGCGCTGGAGGCCTGCGCCGCCGATCTCGTCGCGCGACTTGAGGAGACGGGAAGGCCGGTCGTCAGGGGCGGGATCTAG
- the map gene encoding type I methionyl aminopeptidase, with translation MTEYVTVDHADAGNARSGAIKLHGPEAFAGMRAAGRLAAEILDALVPHVVPGVTTAELDAIVARMTREAGAVPATLGYRGYTHSCCVSINHVVCHGIPSDRALKDGDILNIDVTPLLNGWHGDSSRMYLCGDVPIKAKKLVQVTYECLMLGLEQAKPGNHLGDISHAIQTHAEKHRYGVVRDFCGHGVGRNFHDAPEVVHVGRPGTGPELRPGMFFTVEPMINIGKPACKVLDDGWTAVTRDRSLSAQFEHSIGITEDGCEIFTKSPQGLDAPPYR, from the coding sequence ATGACCGAATATGTGACCGTTGACCATGCCGACGCCGGCAATGCGCGGAGCGGCGCCATCAAGCTGCACGGCCCCGAAGCCTTTGCAGGCATGCGCGCCGCCGGCCGCCTCGCCGCCGAGATACTCGACGCGCTCGTCCCGCACGTCGTTCCGGGCGTGACCACCGCCGAGCTCGACGCGATCGTAGCCCGCATGACCCGCGAGGCCGGCGCGGTGCCCGCCACGCTCGGCTATCGCGGCTATACCCACAGCTGCTGCGTCTCGATCAACCATGTCGTCTGCCACGGCATCCCCAGCGATCGCGCACTGAAGGACGGCGACATCCTCAATATCGACGTGACTCCGCTCTTGAATGGCTGGCACGGCGATTCCAGCCGCATGTATCTGTGCGGCGATGTGCCCATCAAGGCGAAGAAGCTCGTTCAGGTTACCTATGAGTGCCTGATGCTGGGCCTTGAGCAGGCCAAGCCCGGCAATCACCTCGGCGACATTTCCCACGCCATCCAGACCCATGCCGAGAAGCATCGCTACGGCGTCGTCCGCGACTTCTGCGGCCATGGCGTCGGCCGCAATTTCCACGACGCGCCTGAGGTCGTCCATGTCGGCAGACCCGGCACCGGACCGGAGCTGCGCCCCGGCATGTTCTTCACCGTCGAACCGATGATCAACATCGGCAAGCCCGCCTGCAAGGTGCTCGATGACGGCTGGACCGCGGTCACCCGCGACCGCAGCCTCTCCGCCCAGTTCGAGCATTCGATCGGCATCACCGAGGACGGCTGCGAGATCTTTACCAAGAGCCCCCAAGGTCTCGACGCGCCGCCCTATAGGTGA